The window TTTTCATGAACGCGCATAGAATGAACATGGAAATTGTTAGCAGAAAGTTGAGACTTTTCCAAGTTGTGTATCAATTATATCCCAACGAAGGTCTTCGATCTTGGTGTTACGCTGGTAGTCCAAGTGAGGAGCTTATTCATCCCGGTTTCCCTATAACTAACACTAAGCCATGCACGTACGACTTGGTTGGCTATTGTAACGGTTTAATTTGTTACCTTACAAATTTCTTGCACGGTAAAAAAGAAATCAATTTATGGAATCCTTCAATGAGAAAATGCAGGACGTTGCCTGATTCTACCTTCTCTCCAGACCGTCAAAGGCACTCTCCTAACTTCGGATTCGGTTTTGACGGTACGACCGATCACAAATTAGTAAAAATTACTTACATTGACGATAGATTAAAGAACGAAAAGAAACAATGGTCTGAGGTGGAGGTTTACAGCTTGAAACAAGATTCGTGGAAAAAAATCGGCGATCGTTTTCCTTCACAATATTATTATGCCCGCGGTGACACGGTTTTTTTCAACGGATGCATACATTGGCTAACACAACGCGAATTTGGCAAGATTAGGCCTAGGAGATTGCCTATACTTTCTTTCAATGTGGCTAAAGAGGTGTTTCAGGAATTTTGGTTGCCAAatcctcacgaacgcgaagccaATTGTATTAGCCCGTTGCACGGATCGCTCTCTGTTTGTGCAAAATCGAGTTCGTCTGTCGATAACTGTCTAGATATCGAGGTATGGTTAATGAAAGAGTATGCGGTCGAAGAGACATGGACAAAATTGTACGTGACAAGGTTGGACGAGGAGTTGTCGGGTCCTATAATTCCATTGCGAGTGTTGGATGGTGGTGCAGAGGCAATTGTGTATATAAATAAGAATGTGTTTTTATATGATccgaaaaatgaagaatttgaGGATTTTGGTATTTGGGCAAATGGAATAGGGGTTCCTTATGTGACTTCTTATATGGAGAGTCTGGTTTGGGTTGAACCAGTTGTGCTTGAGCCCAGTACTACTCAAACTGAACCTGAGGTTAAAATTGCTAACATGGAAATAGAGGCAGCTGCAAAGCAAGAGGATACAACTAGCAATAAGGAAACCTATGAAGTAGGTGGTAAGCAAGACAATAATTGTCACATCTTATGAGACAATTTTATGTTAATTAGTATGTTGTCAGGGCATTTATGTTGTATTTTAGGATTAATGTTGTTGTAATTACATTAATTAGTGAAATTCAGTGTTGAAGTTATGGACTTTTCTGGAAAAAAGTTCTTTCTTTTCGTATGATCAACTTATGCTTTAGATCACTTTAAAAGACCTAAGTTTAAGTCTAATGTCCTAGCATCTCAAAAAGTAGTACTAGAAACACACAGTTGAGGAGCAAAGTCCCCTCCTTTACATAATTCTTCTCTGATCACATTTGGGAATCATTATTTGGGCCAACTTTAGGTCCGATCTATGGGCGATTTGTACAAATAGAATTATTTAGTGTCACCTTTTAATTGACCTTGTTAATTTTCTTATGGGAAAATAACCTCGCTTAAGAATTTTAAAGCACACCATCAGAATTTTGAAGCATGCCGCCAGAATTGTTAGCATTGTGGATGAAAATTCTGGCAGCATTCTTTAAAATTCTAGTGGGgactattttttcaaaatttttcttaACGTAGTCAAAATATAAATGGTAGTTTTCTAAAAAGGTCCATCCAACATAATTTATTATAATTGAGATATATACGAGGAAAATATTAGACACATTGATGTAATTGGATAACGAAAACTTGGATGAAGGATGTAGTAATTCCAAATTATTGTTGAAGAAAAATATCACACTTGCATTATATTGTCAAAAACAAGGAATCACCACATCCAGAAAGGGCGTGGTTTGGATGGTTGATCGTTGTTCTTTGATCTTCCCAGCCATCCCGTCTCGTTAGCACTATCAAAATAACAAATTGAAGTACTTGATTAGTAGATGGCCAATTCATTATTGACAAATGACAACGTAAACTTAAGATACTGAATATAATGTTGGATCATACCTCACTATAGCGAGCCTCCTCATTTCATGATTATAAAACCTGCCACCAGACGAATTGCGCCAATCAAATTATGGACTATAAACAAATATgacatttgaacttaaaattaaagagTCTCAAATTTTACTCTAATGAGAGACTTTCCACTATTCAAAGAAAAACTGTATTCTCTTTGAGTAGGTCACCTTGCTATTAACTTTTCTCATTGCTAGCTAGAAACAATAAGTATGATACTTTATTTTTTATGAGGaatttaatataatttatttaaatttCGTACCATCACTAATACAAAATTacatataatataatttattttaaaatttataactttTCATTTTCCTAATATATCTCTCTTGAAAATCTCTCATCTAAAACATCCTAATATATCTCTCTTAAGATTCTCTCTCACTTAAAAGTATCTATTATATCAATTTTCTCCCAATTTCTCCATAGCGCCCAACTCTACCACGAATCAAGATCGAAAGGGATGGCACGTTAAGCGCACTTGACCAACTCAAATTAATAACATAAATCCTAGCAAGTGTCACTCATTTTTTCCCCACCAAGTATCCGGTATTCCCATTGTGGTCTCCACTAATTTAGATTTATGTAGCGTAAGATCCATTAAAAttcaatcatttttttttcacacTCAAGGTGAATCTTATTTATTCCACCCCAACCCTTTACGATAACAAATGTCGCTCATACTACCAGCTAAGTCCAACATCTTCATACTAAAATGTTTAGAATACTTTAAACTTTAAAGTGCTTAAAATGTGTAGTTTTAATTAATCCCTCTTTACAAGTAACCCTTTTACTGCCACTAGTTGAAGGATCATTTCCTCTTGAAATATGAAACAAACTTACCCACTTTAAATGGAGCAATATAACATATTGCAATTACATAAATAAATGGACCAATGGAACATATTGCAATTACATAAAGATCAAGCAGCTAATATATTTAACCAGATATTATAGAATCATAACCAAAAATATCAATAATTAAAGACCAAGTAAATCAGAGATAAGAGGAAGTGTACCAGCGTCCAGTTCTGTATGCAATGTAACCTGCTGTAGTATAGACTGGAGCCATAATAACTGTCATTACACCATTAAAGACGATAAATGCAAGTGACTCGTTAAGAAAATTAacccaaaaaagaaaatcagatcAATCACAGATATTTATCATATACAATAAAGCTTAcgagttcgtattatatttttgaTGAGATTGTTCCCAAAATCAGCCATTTTTGGTGTCTCTTCAGTAAGCAAACTTCAAGCAGGGAGAAATTGGAGGAGAGGAGAGAGTTGGTGTAAAAAAATGTGGTGCTTTTGGCTAGGAAATtggggcaaagaaaaggaagggATATTGTTTATTTAATACGTAGTAAAAGATTCATCAGTAAAATAATACTTGTATAATAAAGTAATATTCCGCTGAATTAGTGATCCACAAAGAATAGTATATATTATTCTGAAGAAATAAACGAGGCGGCAatgggaaaacacaattaaaaaaTGAGCAGAAAGATGAAAGAAGGAGAACTATGTCGTTGAGAACCATCCTCTTTTGCTTTTGCATTATTATTCCAACTAATTTTCCAGTTACAAATTTTTAGAAGAGGTAAAATACATACACGCCAAAAA is drawn from Nicotiana tabacum cultivar K326 chromosome 9, ASM71507v2, whole genome shotgun sequence and contains these coding sequences:
- the LOC107765695 gene encoding F-box/kelch-repeat protein At3g23880-like, with amino-acid sequence MLNLFVLNYRSYALSNSNITPKDPTIVAINCFTNVTNKMEKSLFTDQKIVNKILVHLSVEALARFRCVCKSWCSLIDDPIFMNAHRMNMEIVSRKLRLFQVVYQLYPNEGLRSWCYAGSPSEELIHPGFPITNTKPCTYDLVGYCNGLICYLTNFLHGKKEINLWNPSMRKCRTLPDSTFSPDRQRHSPNFGFGFDGTTDHKLVKITYIDDRLKNEKKQWSEVEVYSLKQDSWKKIGDRFPSQYYYARGDTVFFNGCIHWLTQREFGKIRPRRLPILSFNVAKEVFQEFWLPNPHEREANCISPLHGSLSVCAKSSSSVDNCLDIEVWLMKEYAVEETWTKLYVTRLDEELSGPIIPLRVLDGGAEAIVYINKNVFLYDPKNEEFEDFGIWANGIGVPYVTSYMESLVWVEPVVLEPSTTQTEPEVKIANMEIEAAAKQEDTTSNKETYEVGGKQDNNCHIL